Genomic DNA from Procambarus clarkii isolate CNS0578487 chromosome 34, FALCON_Pclarkii_2.0, whole genome shotgun sequence:
ACCTTGATGGGCTACACCATGTGGGCGTTCTACCCAGGACAACCTCGACAATGTTTTCGTTGTGGCATTGAGGGGCATCTGGCAGCTGATTGCACTAGGGTCGCGGCTGCTCCAGTTAATTTGTTCCGGGACGAGGATTTTCCCCCGTTGGTGGCGCAGGACCTGTCTCCTCATGATGGAGTGGGTGGGGAGGTTCCCCTGCCGCCTGCTGACCCGGTGGTGGCCGTTGGCCCGGCATGTGTGGATGGTGGTGTACACgacgaggtggtggtgtgtgcagcTCCGCCCCTGCAGTTTGTGTCGTCACTTCTAATGGCTTCTGCACCTGTTTCCAACTCTGTGCCTTCGATGTCTGGAGGCTCCCTCACCTGTGTTGGACCCTTCCCCTCCTGCGGCCGTGCCTGTTCCTTCTCCTGTCTCCTCTGTGGGTAAAGGTCTCGTCCCCCGTGTTGTTGAGGCTGACATTCTGCGGGGTCGTGCTACCCCGGTTGTGGGGCGgcctgctgccggctcctctcggGTGCCTCCTGCAGGGGGTGACAGCTCCAATGATCAACGGCCTGTCCCCAAGCGTTCGCGTACGGATACAGGTGCTTCGCCTCCTCGTTCGTGGGCAGAGGAATGTGAGGATGCGGCGAGGGTTGATGTTTCTTCTGAGAGCTATTCCTCTGTGGAGTGCGAGGATGGTGCGTGTGGTGCTGATGTGGGTCCGGTGGATAGTGTGGGCTCTGATGTGGCTCCTGCTGTGGGGGTGGGGACTCATGTGGGGCCGGTACCTCTTGTTTCGGGCACGTTGCCCGTGTTGGATGGTTCCGGTTCcccgtggggggtggttcccccttaCAAGGTTGAGAGTGGACGTggaacctggtggtggtgttgaagaaaACTGCTCGCTCTGAGGGTTCTGTGTCCCCTGCCCCGTCCCCTGTTTCATCGGCGGTGGTTATGCTGCCCCACACGTCTTCGGCCAtttcttctgtgtctcctgcttTGTCGGAGGTGGGGTTGCCGCCTTGGCAGCCTCCGCCCGCTGTTCCGGCCTCTCCTGCTTCCTCGGCGGCGGTGTTCCAGCCTTCCAAGTCGGGTTCTACGTTTTCAGTGTCCTGTCGTTTGAGGCGACCGCTCCCACCGGATGTGGTGATTCCGGAGTATATGGAGTACCCGCGGTGTCGTGAGGGCCGTTCCCCTACCGAACTGGAGTATTTGATATGGGAGGCTTATAAGCGAAAGTATCCGTCGAGGAAGATTCCTGAGAAATATCCTCCTcattgactgttgtgtgttgtggggttgcttgcgcctgggtgcgtgggtgtggggtgggggatgcatgtgtgtgtctgggtcgggggggggggggggggttccgttTCCTGCATGTTccggttttttatttttttgcttaTTTTTTTGCTTATGGTTTAGTTGTGTGGGGTTTAAGTGTTTTTGTGTGTTAGTtgtgtattgctttgttgtattccatagttattttcatgttttacttactatgttgtatttacagtgttatatttACCATGTTCTGTTACTGTGTTCTCGATTCTGTGGTGtgatgtctgctgttgtgtggtgtggcacatggtgcgtgtgttttgcgtttgtgTTATTTTGTATATGTGTATTCCTTGTTTATATTTTACCCCTTGGTTTTATTGTGCTCTTTGTGCACTTTTGTCATTACTGATGCTTGTGGCCCGCCCCgtctgggtagtgctgctttcgtttgtgtgtgtgtgtgttctcatgtGTTTTctgttattctttgttttcacttttgtgttatgttgatctgtgttacttgttatctgtgttattgttattctgtgttctttgttattATGTGCTTTCCTGTTTTTTATGGTTACTTTACGCTGTAATTACtttgtttaaaaaaataaaacaagtgGGTCCTCTTACctatatttgttaaagaacatgaacgagtaaagcaacttggagatacataaaaaaaatcaaagcacaaggtgacttgcatgcatttctggtAGCAAAtatagaggtgagagacatgagcaacgttatacgtaataaacattgggaagagttcctacaaagtataaatgagcaagcaACACTTGTTgaggtttgggaaaagatacgatatatctctagaagcaacccaaccaaaccactgcaccacagcctactagaacaagcaaacattctccttgatcaatgagCACTTACATCAAGCTACGActaactcccaattaacatagagcacaaacttgatgacacacgccccaacagacaacgaagaatcaatcttgcctgtacagctatcgacgtgtcggaccttaatgatgtaactgaatgggaattaaatcatgcattaAAGATGGGAAAGTCAACTGCTCttggagaggacggtattacttacactctactgagattagtctcacaagtaccaggtaatccacttttagtgttgtacagaatgagtttaagtgaaggattattacctgatgcttggacaaagagtggcattgttcccatccccaaaccacactcaaatAATTATAgatccatatctctaacatcctgtgtttgtaaagtgcttgaaagtattgttcttaaccgactcatgtatcatatacaggggcacctgtcaccccaactgtttggatttatacctgggctcagtacacaacactgatttgctgagtacttcgcacatattgaagcttcccctcaaacagtcttcatcgacctatcagcagcttttgatacagcaaacaaagaaatcatactggaacagcttgccgagctgggaatacaaggaaaactactgaaatggataaagggctatttgtctaatcgaacagcatatgttttgtttaatggtattaaaagcacagagagcaaacactttgaactgggaactccacaagaagGGGTCCTCacgccttgttgttcaacgttctgatgcataaacttattaaagatcttgcaggtgatgagtcacaataacgtggctaaagtaagttgaccagaccacacactagaaggtgaagggacgacgacgtttcggtccgtcctggaccattctcaagtcgattgtgatcttccaagtaataatgaagacactatcATTTGTTATgcagatgatatatgtttacaggctacctccgagcctagaatgcaagttctgctcgatgcttttgctactagagctgaggaatgtggcctccttatctctgtacagaaaactcgtgccctcatttcgtgtggtattccaccagccagttatcatatagatggacgagcactcgagaactgcgagtctcacagataccttggtgtccccattaatgatcctgggtacctttcttctctcaagaggagactgtgggtGAGATTAAAATCCttccgggtccttgttggtgtcaatcatggaattaacgtgagacttgctagaatgttttatgtatcatttatacgttgTGTGACTgagtacaatgctctacatctcacactgtatacagacaaagagctgaaatctcttgaaaccttgcaaactgAAGCTATgaatctcatccttggggctccaaagcccacgagaatagttaatatgagagcagagttaaaattaactactaTAAGTAAgacaattttgtctattagcacagttttcggcgtgaaggcattgagtagatctagacaagacATGATGTtttaagctaaactttctaatatgctgcactcacctgaggtctatagaagaagaacgaaatctgattatgtattttggttctacaaggtagccaactccatcaaaatattaaatatgtacccaactcaactaatgattaatcaaccaattactccatgggaaaactgggatctatcagttgattttgtaaatgcgcccaagaaaaatagtgtgcactctacattattaaaacagttaacactgaaaagcatcactgaaagtactcagagtatggggtaacgatgtgtatcagtgctataccgacggctctgtagaagaaggtggacgaagtACCGGATgtacatgtaacatatttgaacaatcttctctcgtacatacagcaatgaagcgcgtcaatgactgggcaagtacaactgaaaccgaacttgcaggcatataccttgccactgaatttttaaaagacaaaggcagtggacttatatactgtgactcgcagagtgcactcctggcattgaacgcacatagtagtgacacccagaaaatagtcagtgatattcgaatgaatgttttagctgctaatgaaaacagatttgaaatttaaTTCCTAtcgtatggataccatcacatgttggcatctcaaggcatggtactgttgatatgcttgcaaagacaccctgtagaaaaccagtggtagaaattgatatgggtgtttcattagcagtgacaaagagaatacttaaacaaatatctaatgtagATCTcagcgacctaacaaattcacaaagacctgaaagttgtagcattaaatattatgatagatatcgtgaggagacattcacatatgggactaatagaacaagaacccggcaatgtgatgttatagtggccagaatacgcctgggatatagacgtatgtgGCAGCTttatcaaaacccaaatgtcgagtacacaatgtgtcaactttgtgaaagagaaaacatgctctgccttgaacattatattgtagaatgtcccatattgactgactttcgccctcctgggctaaggtatgctgaactctgtaattactatatgagtactggaacacttgatgatatattggacttgtacccaagattgaccatgtaaagtattaattatacaatgtatgtatgtgatgtaactatataacctgagcttgtaaaagcaccctaatcaccttcagtgattaagtgcttaattgcacactagtttctctatcagctatctcaccctgtcagagtaaaagacacagatgtatgtgaatgcatgtgtgtgtatatatgtatgtataaatgtatatgaacatatatgtgtgtgtatgtatatgtatgtttataaagtatatatgaaagttgataaaaattacatttcacctttgtaaatgcacaatgATGACACTATGAAAAAGACACGTCGAACACTTTATATAGGGCATACTtacatctgtgtatctatgtatttacatatgtaggatagattagcattttaaaagcaccgaatcaccttctgtggttgagtgttcaataaacctctgaactatatgtttaacacatctctaaccctgtccatggaggacagaagaaaatgtatatatgctggttagcattgtaaaagtgtggccacgtctgtggtagaaaataatattaatataaaaaaaactCAGCCCACTGTCAGCCCCATGTTGTGTATCTCAGCCACTGTCAGTCCCATGTTGTGTATCTCAGCCACTGTCAGCCCCATGTTGTGTATCTCAGCCACTGTCAGTCCCATGTTGTGTATCTCAGCCACTGTCAGTCCCATGTTGTGTATCTCAGCCACTGTCAGCCCCATGTTGTGTATCTCAGCCACTGTCAGCCCCATGTTGTGTATCTCAGCCACTGTCAGCCCCATATTGTGTATCTCAGCCACTGTCAGTCCCATGTTGTGTATCTCAGCCACTGTCAGTCCCATGTTGTGTATCTCAGCCACTGTCAGCCCCATGTTGTGTATCTCAGCCACTGTCAGCCCCATGTTGTGTATCTCAGCCACTGtcagccccatgttgtgtaccTCAGCCACTGTCAGCCCCATGTTGTGTATCTCAGCCACTGTCAGCCCCATGTTGTGTATCTCAGCCACTGTCAGTCCCATGTTGTGTACCTCAGCCACTGTCAGCCCCATGTTGTGTATCTCAGCCACTGtcagccccatgttgtgtaccTCAGCCACTGTCAGCCCCATGTTGTGTATCTCAGCCACTGTCAGTCCCATGTTGTGTATCTCAGCCACTGTCAGCCCCATGTTGTGTATCTCAGCCACTGTCAGCCCCATGTTGTGTATCTCAGCCACTGtcagccccatgttgtgtaccTCAGCCACTGTCAGTCCCATGTTGTGTATCTCAGCCACTGTCAGCCCCATGTTGTGTATCTCAGCCACTGTCAGCCCCATGTTGTGTATCTCAGCCACTGTCAGCCCCATGTTGTGTATCTCAGCCACTGTCAGCCCCATGTTGTGTATCTCAGCCACTGTCAGTCCCATGTTGTGTATCTCAGCCACTGTCAGCCCCATGTTGTGTATCTCAGCCACTGTCAGCCCCATGTTGTGTATCTCAGCCACTGTCAGCCCCATGTTGTGTATCTCAGCCACTGTCAGCCCCATGTTGTGTATCTCAGCCACTGTCAGCCCCATGTTGTGTATCTCAGCCACTGTCAGCCCCATGTTGTATTTCAGCCACTGTCAGCCCCATGTTGTGTATCTCAGCCACTGtcagccccatgttgtgtaccTCAGCCACTGTCAGTCCCATGTTGTGTACCTCAGCCACTGTCAGTCCCATGTTGTGTATCTCAGCCACAGTCAGCCCCATGTTGTGTATCTCAGCCACTGTCAGTCCCATGTTGTGTATCTCAGCCACTGtcagccccatgttgtgtaccTCAGCCACTGTCAGTCCCATGTTGTGTACCTCAGCCACTGTCAGTCCCATGTTGTGTATCTCAGCCACTGTCAGTCCCATGTTGTGTATCTCAGCCACTGtcagccccatgttgtgtaccTCAGCCACTGTCAGTCCCATGTTGTGTACCTCAGCCACTGTCAGTCCCATGTTGTGTATCTCAGTCACAGTCAGTCCCATGTTGTGTACCTCAGCCACTGTCAGTCCCATGTTGTGTATTTCAGCCCACTGTGGCCCCATGTTGTGTATCTCAGCCCATTGTCAGCCCTATGTTGTGTACCTCAGCCACTGTCAGTCCCATGTTGTGTATCTCAGCCACTGTCAGCCCCATGTTGTGTATCTCAGCCACTGTCAGCCCCATGTTGTGTATCTCAGCCACTGTGAGCCCCATGTTGTGTATCTCAGCCACTGTGAGCCCCATGTTGTGTACGTCAGCCACTGTGAGCTCCATGTTGTGTATCTCAGCCACTGTCAGCCCCATGTTGTGTATCTCAGCCCACTGTCAGCCCCATGTTGTGTATCTCAGCCCACTGtcagccccatgttgtgtaccTCAGCCACTGTCAGCCCCATGTTGTGTATCTCAGCCCACTGtcagccccatgttgtgtaccTCAGCCCATTGtcagccccatgttgtgtaccTGAGCCCACTGTCAGCCCCATGTTGTGTATCTCAGCCACTGtcagccccatgttgtgtaccTCAGCCACTGTCAGTCCCATGTTGTGTATCTCAGCCACTGTCAGCCCCATATTGTGTATCTCAGCCACTGTCAGCCCCATGTTGTGTATCTCAGCCACTGTCAGCCCCATGTTGTGTATCTCAGCCACTGTCAGTCCCATGTTGTGTACCTCAGCCACTGTCAGCCCCATGTTGTGTATCTCAGCCACTGTCAGCCCCATGTTGTATTTCAGCCACTGTCAGCCCCATGTTGTGTATCTCAGCCACTGTCAGTCCCATGTTGTGTACCTCAGCCCACTGTCAGCCCCATGTTGTGTATCGCAGCCACTGTCAGCCCCATGTTGTGTATCTCAGCCACTGTCAGCCCCATGTTGTGTATCTCAGCCACTGTCAGTCCCATGTTGTGTATCTCAGCCACTGtcagccccatgttgtgtacctcagccactgtcagccccatgttgtgtatctcagccactgtcagccccatgttgtgtaccTCAGCCACTGTCAGCCCCATGTTGTGTATCTCAGCCCACTGTCAGCCCCATGTTGTGTATCTCAGCCCACTGtcagccccatgttgtgtacctcagccactgtcagccccatgttgtgtaccTCAGCACCTGTCAGCCCCATGTTGTGTATCTCAGCCACTGTCAGCCCCATGTTGTGTATCTCAGCCACTGtcagccccatgttgtgtacctcagccactgtcagccccatgttgtgtaccTCAGCCACTGTCAGTCCCATGTTGTGTACCTCAGCCCACTGTCAGCTCCATGTTGTGTACCTCAGCCACTGTCAGTCCCATGTTGTGTACCTCAGCCCACTGTCAGCCCTATGTTGTGTATCTCAGCCACTGTCAGCCCCATGTTGTGTATCTCAGCCACTGTCAGCCCCATGTTGTGTATCTCAGCCACTGtcagccccatgttgtgtacctcagccactgtcagccccatgttgtgtaccTCAGCTACTGTCAGTCCCATGTTGTGTACCTCAGCCCACTGTCAGCCCTATGTTGTGTATCTCAGCCCACTGTCAGCCCCATGTTGTGTATCTCAGCCCACTGTCAGCCCCATGTTGTGTATCTCAGCCCACTGTCAGCCCCATGTTGTATACCTCAGCCCACTGtcagccccatgttgtgtaccTCAGCCCACTGTCAGCCCCATGTTGTGTATCTCAGCCACTGTCAGCCCCATGTTGTGTTCTTCAGCCCACTGTGAGCCCTATGGAGTGTTCTTCAGCCCACTGTGAGCCCTATGGCATGTTCTTCAGCCCACTGTGAGCCCTATGGAGTGTTCTTCAGCCCACTGTGAGCCCTATGGTGTGTTCGTCAGCCCACTGTGAGCCCTATGGTGTGTTCTTCAGCCCACTGTGAGCCCTATGGTGTGTTCTTCAGCCCACTGTGAGCCCTATGGTGTGTTCTTCAGCCCACTGTGAGCCCTATGGTGTGTTCTTCAGCCCACTGTGAGCCCTATGGTGTGTTCTTCAGCCCACTGTGAGCTCTATGGTGTGTTCTTCAGCCCACTGTGAGCCCTATGGTGTGTTCTTCAGCCCACTGTGAGCCCTATGGTGTGTTCTTCAGCCCACTGTGAGCCCTATGGTGTGTTCGTCAGCCCACTGTGAGCCCTATGTTGTGTTCTTCAGCCCACTGTGAGCCCTATGGTGTGTTCTTCAGCCCACTGTGAGCCCTATGGTGTGTTCTTCAGCCCACTGTGAGCCC
This window encodes:
- the LOC123762167 gene encoding uncharacterized protein in mobD 3'region-like gives rise to the protein MGLTVAEIHNMGLTVAEIHNMGLTVAEIHNMGLTVAEIHNMGLTVAEIHNMGLTVAEIHNMGLTVAEIHNMGLTVAEIHNMGLTVAEIHNMGLTVAEIHNMGLTVAEIHNMGLTVAEVHNMGLTVAEIHNMGLTVAEIHNMGLTVAEIHNMGLTVAEIHNMGLTVAEVHNMGLTVAEIHNMGLTVAEVHNMGLTVAEIHNMGLTVAEIHNMGLTVAEVHNMGLTVAEIHNMGLTVAEIHNMGLTVAEIHNMGLTVAEIHNMGLTVAEIHNMGLTVAEIHNMGLTVAEIHNMGLTVAEIHNMGLTVAEIHNMGLTVAEIHNMGLTVAEIHNMGLTVAEIHNMGLTVG
- the LOC123762168 gene encoding activating signal cointegrator 1 complex subunit 2 homolog, with product MCHTTQQQTSHHRIENTVTEHGKYNTVNTTYSVGERPSRHRGYSIYSGITTSGGSGRLKRQDTENVEPDLEGWNTAAEEAGEAGTAGGGCQGGNPTSDKAGDTEEMAEDVWGSITTADETGDGAGDTEPSERAVFFNTTTRFHVHSQPCKGEPPPTGNRNHPTRATCPKQEVPAPHESPPPQQEPHQSPHYPPDPHQHHTHHPRTPQRNSSQKKHQPSPHPHIPLPTNEEAKHLYPYANAWGQAVDHWSCHPLQEAPERSRQQAAPQPG